One window from the genome of Hoplias malabaricus isolate fHopMal1 chromosome 18, fHopMal1.hap1, whole genome shotgun sequence encodes:
- the LOC136674464 gene encoding trace amine-associated receptor 6-like: protein MDDQHYRENITVQYCFPDSNASCRKEIKDGIGYFLLCFVLSCISVCTVFLNLLVIISISHFKQLHTPTNLIILSLAVADFLVGLFVMPVNIMQLMDSCWYFGTIACYISPIISFLAMYGSLYSLILIAVDRFIAITDPLQYSTRITACKTVLFIILGWSFYLCYVIMYLYFNDYFIQPELSTHCYGECVLVVKYSWAIIDLVVAFIVPCCLILFLYSTIFKVARRQAKAIRAVNNGASSKNGGKMLGSSEIKAAKKLGTVIFVYLTCYIPFYLSSVSVNSLTSTSMVWTVFCWLIDINSSVNPLIYAIFYTWFRASVKCIVTCRIFESSSSKFNLFSDN from the coding sequence atggatgACCAACACTACAGGGAAAATATCACAGTTCaatactgctttcctgacaGTAATGCATCTTGTAGAAAAGAGATCAAAGATggcattggatattttctcctATGCTttgttctctcatgtatatctgtgtgcactgtgtttctgaacctgctggtgatcatctccatctctcacttcaagcagctccacactccaaccaacctgatcatcctctctctggctgtggctgattttcTTGTGGGACTGTTTGTCATGCCTGTGAATATAATGCAGCTGATGGACTCCTGTTGGTATTTTGGAACCATAGCATGCTACATTTCTCCAATAATCAGTTTTCTTGCAATGTATGGATCACTCTATAGCCTGATactcatagcagttgataggttcattgctatcactgaccctctgcagtattcAACTCGTATCACAGCTTGTAAAACCGTGCTATTTATTATTCTTGGTTGGTCTTTTTATCTGTGTTATGTCatcatgtatttatattttaatgactaTTTCATTCAACCTGAGCTCTCCACTCACTGCtatggagagtgtgttcttgTTGTAAAATATTCCTGGGCTATAATTGACCTTGTTGTTGCTTTTATAGTCCCATgctgtttaatattatttttgtattcaaCCATATTTAAAGTAGCAAGACGTCAAGCCAAAGCTATCAGAGCTGTGAATAACGGTGCCTCAAGCAAAAATGGAGGTAAAATGTTAGGCTCGTCTGAAAttaaagcagccaagaaattaggcactgtgatttttgtttaccTCACTTGCTACATACCATTTTACTTAAGCTCTGTGTCCGTTAATAGCTTGACATCTACTTCGATGGTGTGGACTGTGTTTTGCTGGCTAATAGATATTAACTCCTCTGTGAATCCACTGATTTATGCAATTTTCTATACCTGGTTCAGAGCATCTGTAAAATGTATTGTAACATGTAGGATATTTGAATCATCATCTTCAAAGTTTAATCTGTTCTCTGACAATTAA